Proteins from a single region of Cryptococcus neoformans var. grubii H99 chromosome 5, complete sequence:
- a CDS encoding histone demethylase JARID1, with product MLPSSQQTTVAGPLPATPDQLSLRRRHPSSKQGTPRNLDSPSRCKPSPSEPARRGKPTFFSSMHFSQALPQPIPSMIPDEPRSELQRSQRRSKVEALTKIDRTGTPIQSAAGPAATSFVPHTIQKSTSSPSAPHYLRNPLHRPKVFNQPFSIDSVRTKAPRHPHPRTEPRLFGLEDCPTFYPTPEQFKDPMAYIDSIAQQGKKYGMCKVVPPEGWHMPFRLETETFRFKARLQRLNQLEAASRAKLNFLEQLSMYHMQQGDSKIHIPLIDRQPLDLWKLRREVNRSGGNLELDRTKGWSKITETLGHKPSWTPHVRAAYMNIVLPFDNWAVRAKSASVSPLARLNPRTSGSPSKPPPPFVNDNFSASPVKQGRGISRRDITPYHPTLKIRSNGMPFVSPPDNGRPLSKRASVNCGSALADAIEIDQPSSLSTAPSATPNTPTTLRINVPGFSDLEGSDSELSDEDSALSSPSIRKALSEAEYQKGEVCEICKAEHDADKILLCDGCDRGFHIYCLDPPLASVPTNEEWYCTSCLLSQGEDFGFEEGDEHSVASFQARDAAFSYAWWNRHVQHNSSWTSINEAQPTDNGDSERIKPRQLGKVTVSEDDVEREFWRLTESSLDTVDVEYGADIHSTSHGSAGPTLETHPLDPYSRDPWNLNNISILPDSLLRYIKSDISGMTVPWIYIGMMFSTFCWHNEDHYTYSINYMYWGETKTWYGIPGSDAEKFETAIKSEAPDLFEQQPGLLFQLITMMNPGRLSDAGVKVVACDQRPNEFVITFPKAYHCGFNHGINMNEAVNFALPDWLPDGKDSVRRYREHNKAPVFSHNELLITITLFSETIRTALWLKNALIEMVEEESARRGALRAKHPKLVEDLIEEDCPEEQYQCAVCKAFCYLAQVTCSCTSQVSCLSHADQLCTCGKPRKVLRMRYSEAQLEDIRDVVVHRAALPEQWRLRFLSLMGSPRPQLKSLRILVSEGERIAHPIPDLGPLKRFVDVATSLIQHIMAVTARKSGGRRKKASRGDGNRKGKRTRAERDDGEDDGIDRGPDVLTSLLKQADRLAFDAPELPQLRQLMLTIEDFRTEASSLLVTPEDQLDRQRCKNALILGQSFGLNFPELPPLERLVQRQEWFRQLEEEVDDANMEYDDVVALLEESLECQIPQDHVMVKELRVREGKGKQWLESVEKLLASSQITIDDISALIEARQHVPVSIDILRKLESLRKSAVSWQTSARNVFATNRSSVAAFRLCKSIAAASKPLSNVVIPEIRELQAELEHHALWREEASKVLGVPVASLVSTIDYIRSEFENSLAPDDDAHNNQRVCFCRSSPTDNMIMCKICQHSYHPRCVDVSLRHVPEEFKCAMCQRLPNDDGPSLDAFIGLISTQRWNFLISPSEFEPAQYIASAAIRYAPQAFRLADPLNLSPPCRDLELLRHTIRKIYTLPLVFDAHNSQTNERCVFVNWLFRRMQDAVRMETKEIPMLAVGLQSKIGRRPSVALAAEQFTLVNSENGTPSRRARPRRRARIILAESHPHEFHCLCGMPSADENTSAQIECPKCGQGYHAGCVKVTEELAGKSIWACPCCTVRDGRHYQKGAEVRVQLSSHRGTDQFLDYRTIINDFAERLIVVTKPISAGAITLECIDFVPAHIPNDVKTVEERENSLNRIKKRKFGGVNGVFRNEQATNNLVAHGLNTVATKGFMGPPSTILNPKQTTSSGISDSSVAMSALSDIQTKSSAVPRTIYTAAESDANTSVPWLTPTIQNRSTFDLRSDFGLESCSSSTPVAVGASTTSVVRQNGGTPSAATICCEGRVTPVVGKSVHDDNIDSRAGYKERYSYSDMEELIAVKEGRHVVDEDVTMENQ from the exons ATGCTGCCATCAAGCCAACAAACGACCGTTGCCGGTCCCTTGCCCGCCACCCCTGACCAGTTGTCGCTGCGTCGCCgtcatccttcatccaagCAGGGCACGCCCCGTAACCTTGATAGCCCATCAAGGTGCaagccttctccttccgaGCCTGCTCGACGGGGAAAGCCCACGTTTTTCTCTTCAATGCATTTCTCTCAAGCACTTCCCCAACCGATTCCTTCGATGATTCCGGATGAGCCTCGATCTGAACTTCAGCGAAGTCAGCGTAGGTCCAAAGTTGAAGCACTCACAAAAATCGATCGTACTGGTACACCCATTCAATCTGCCGCTGGGCCTGCTGCAACGTCATTCGTACCCCACACAATTCAAAAGtcaacctcttcaccatctGCTCCGCATTACTTGCGGAACCCACTCCATCGTCCGAAAGTCTTCAATCAGCCCTTCTCCATCGATAGTGTGCGCACAAAGGCTCCGcgccatcctcatccccgTACCGAGCCAAGGCTTTTTGGATTAGAAGATTGTCCTACATTTTATCCCACTCCTGAACAGTTCAAAGACCCTATGGCTTACATCGATTCAATCGCCCAGCAAGGTAAAAAGTATGGAATGTGCAAAGTTGTGCCTCCGGAGGGATGGCACATGCCCTTCCGACTGGAAACAGAAACATTCAGGTTCAAGGCAAGGCTACAGCGACTCAATCAGCTCGAAGCCGCTTCCCGGGCCAAACTCAACTTTCTGGAACAACTTTCCATGTATCATATGCAGCAAGGCGACTCTAAAATCCATATCCCCCTCATAGACCGTCAGCCTCTTGATCTCTGGAAGCTGAGACGGGAAGTTAACAGGTCCGGAGGGAATCTGGAATTGGACAGGACAAAAGGCTGGTCGAAGATTACTGAAACTCTCGGTCACAAGCCGTCCTGGACCCCCCACGTTCGGGCTGCCTACATGAATATCGTTTTGCCCTTTGACAATTGGGCTGTAAGGGCAAAATCAGCATCCGTTTCACCATTGGCCAGACTCAATCCTCGTACTAGTGGCTCACCCTCTAAGCCGCCTCCCCCCTTTGTCAACGATAATTTTTCTGCATCTCCCGTAAAGCAAGGTCGAGGTATCAGCAGAAGGGATATAACTCCATATCACCCAACCCTCAAAATCCGATCGAATGGCATGCCATTTGTGTCCCCTCCTGACAACGGGCGGCCGCTGTCAAAGCGCGCATCAGTCAATTGTGGTAGCGCTTTGGCGGATGCGATTGAGATTGACCAGCCAAGTTCGTTGTCAACAGCTCCATCGGCCACACCAAATACTCCAACGACGTTAAGGATAAACGTGCCTGGGTTTTCGGATCTGGAAGGTAGTGACAGTGAACTGAGTGATGAGGATTCAGCCTTGTCCTCTCCGTCAATTAGGAAAGCACTTTCCGAGGCAGAGTATCAAAAGGGCGAA GTCTGCGAGATATGTAAAGCTGAACACGACGCGGACAAAATTCTCCTTTGTGATGGCTGTGATAGAG GTTTTCACATTTATTGTCTGGATCCCCCTCTGGCATCTGTTCCAACCAATGAGGAGTGGTACTGTACATCGTGCCTTCTTTCACAAGGTGAAGATTTTGGATTCGAAGAAGGTGACGAACATTCTGTTGCAAGCTTCCAAGCCCGTGATGCAGCTTTCTCCTATGCGTGGTGGAACCGTCACGTACAGCACAACTCATCCTGGACATCCATTAATGAAGCTCAGCCTACAGATAATGGCGACAGCGAAAGGATAAAGCCTAGACAACTCGGCAAAGTGACCGTGTCAGAGGATGATGTAGAGCGAGAGTTTTGGAGGCTGACGGAAAGTTCGCTCGACACTGTTGATGTGGAATACGGAGCGGATATCCACTCCACTTCACATGGAAG TGCTGGTCCGACCCTCGAAACTCACCCTCTTGATCCATACTCAAGGGATCCTTGGAATCTCAACAATatttccattcttccagaTTC CTTGCTGCGTTACATCAAGTCCGATATTTCGGGCATGACTGTACCGTGGATTTATATAGGAATGATGTTTTCCACGTTCTGCTGGCACAATGAAGACCATTACACATATAGCATCAACTATA TGTACTGGGGCGAGACCAAAACCTGGTACGGTATTCCCGGCAGTGATGCTGAGAAGTTTGAAACCGCTATCAAATCAGAAGCGCCTGATCTTTTTGAGCAACAGCCTGGACTTTTGTTCCAACTTATTACAATGATGAATCCGGGTCGACTCAGCGACGCTGGTGTCAAAGTCGTGGCTTGCGATCAAAGGCCGAATGAGTTTGTGATTACATTTCCGAAGGCCTACCACTGTGGTTTCAATCACGGA ATCAACATGAACGAGGCTGTCAATTTTGCACTCCCCGATTGGTTGCCCGATGGTAAGGACAGCGTGCGACGATATCGGGAGCACAATAAAGCACCTGTGTTCTCGCACAACGAACTCCTTATTACCATCACCTTGTTTTCGGAGACGATCAGAACCGCCCTTTG GCTGAAAAACGCACTCATCGAAATGGTCGAAGAGGAGTCAGCACGTCGAGGGGCTCTACGTGCCAAGCACCCTAAACTAGTGGAAGACCTAATCGAGGAGGATTGTCCAGAGGAGCAGTATCAATGCGCCGTTTGCAAGGCGTTTTGTTATCTTGCCCAAGTCACATGTTCGTGTACTAGTCAGGTCTCATGCCTATCCCATGCCGATCAGCTCTGCACTTGTGGGAAGCCTCGTAAGGTTCTAAGAATGAGATATTCAGAAGCCCAACTGGAAGATATCCGCGATGTTGTGGTACATCGAGCAGCCCTGCCAGAGCAATGGCGTCTCAGATTCCTCTCATTGATGGGAAGCCCTAGACCGCAGTTGAAATCTCTGCGAATTCTTGTGTcggagggggagaggatTGCGCACCCCATACCCGACCTTGGACCACTGAAGCGATTCGTGGATGTCGCCACGTCATTAATTCAGCATATTATGGCCGTAACTGCAAGAAAGAGCGGCGGAAGACGAAAAAAGGCAAGCAGAGGGGATGGTAATCGCAAGGGCAAAAGAACTAGGGCCGAAcgggatgatggagaagatgatggtaTTGATCGCGGCCCTGATGTCCTCACAAGCCTCTTAAAGCAAGCTGATCGCCTCGCATTCGATGCCCCTGAGCTTCCGCAGCTCCGACAACTTATGCTCACTATCGAAGATTTCCGTACAGAggcctcttctttgctcGTAACCCCTGAAGATCAACTTGATCGCCAAAGGTGCAAGAACGCCTTGATACTTGGCCAGTCATTTGGTCTTAATTTCCCGGAACTGCCACCTCTAGAACGACTGGTACAACGGCAGGAATGGTTTAGACAGctagaagaagaggttgatgaCGCGAATATGGAGTATGACGATGTTGTCGCGCTCTTGGAGGAGTCATTGGAATGCCAAATCCCTCAGGATCATGTGATGGTCAAGGAGCTCAGAGTtcgagaagggaagggtAAACAATGGTTAGAGTCGGTCGAGAAGTTGCTGGCATCCTCTCAAATCACCATCGATGATATCTCCGCGCTCATTGAGGCAAGACAGCACGTCCCAGTCTCCATTGATATTCTTCGCAAGTTGGAAAGTCTTCGTAAATCTGCCGTTAGCTGGCAAACTTCTGCAAGAAATGTTTTTGCAACCAATCGGTCGTCTGTGGCTGCTTTTAGGCTTTGCAAGAGCATTGCGGCTGCTTCAAAACCACTGAGCAATGTGGTTATCCCAGAGATACGTGAGCTACAAGCCGAGCTCGAACATCATGCCctttggagggaagaggctAGCAAGGTTTTAGGCGTTCCAGTTGCAAGCCTCGTTTCTACCATTGATTACATCCGTAGCGAGTTTGAAAACAGCCTTGCgccagatgatgatgcgcACAACAATCAGAGGGTCTGTTTCTGTCGGTCATCACCAACAGATAACATGATTATGTGCAAAATTTGTCAGCACAGCTACCATCCCCGATGCGTTGATGTGTCTCTCCGTCATGTTCCAGAAGAATTCAAGTGTGCTATGTGCCAACGTTTGCCCAATGACGATGGCCCCTCCCTCGATGCTTTCATTGGTCTAATCTCCACGCAACGTTGGAACTTCCTTATAAGTCCATCGGAATTTGAACCTGCCCAATACATTGCTTCTGCAGCTATCCGCTACGCTCCTCAAGCGTTCCGCCTGGCTGATCCCCTTAATCTTTCCCCCCCTTGCCGGGATTTAGAATTGCTTCGACATACTATCCGCAAGATCTATACCTTGCCACTCGTATTTGACGCACATAACTCTCAGACTAACGAACGCTGCGTGTTCGTAAACTGGCTATTTAGGAGGATGCAAGATGCTGTCAGGATGGAGACGAAAGAGATTCCAATGTTGGCTGTTGGTCTACAGTCCAAGATAGGCCGTAGACCTTCTGTGGCTTTGGCAGCTGAGCAATTTACATTGGTGAACAGTGAAAATGGAACGCCTTCAAGGCGCGCTAGACCTCGTCGAAGAGCGCGTATCATTCTTGCAGAATCACATCCTCACGAGTTTCATTGTCTATGTGGGATGCCATCCGCGGACGAAAATACTAGTGCACAGATTGAGTGTCCCAAATGCGGACAGGGATACCATGCGGGTTGCGTCAAAGTGACGGAGGAGCTTGCAGGGAAGTCTATTTGGGCATGCCCTTGTTGTACAGTTCGCGATGGGAGACATTATCAAAAGGGTGCAGAGGTTCGTGTCCAGCTCAGCT CACATCGCGGAACGGATCAATTTCTTGACTATCGCACCATCATAAACGATTTTGCGGAGCGTTTAATTGTTGTAACGAAACCTATTTCTGCAGGCGCCATTACTCTGGAGTGCATCGACTTCGTGCCTGCACATATTCCGAATGATGTGAAAACagtggaagaaagggaaaactCTCTGAACAGGATtaaaaagagaaaattTGGAGGAGTCAATGGAGTTTTTCGGAATGAGCAGGCAACAAACAACCTTGTCGCCCATGGTTTGAACACAGTGGCAACCAAGGGTTTTATGGGCCCTCCCTCAACAATACTCAATCCGAAACAAACAACTAGCTCTGGAATCAGTGATTCCTCAGTTGCTATGAGTGCACTATCTGACATTCAGACAAAATCCAGCGCTGTGCCACGCACCATTTACACCGCTGCCGAGTCGGATGCTAATACCTCCGTTCCTTGGTTGACACCCACAATCCAAAACCGGTCAACTTTCGACTTGCGTTCTGATTTTGGCCTGGAATCTTGTTCCTCATCGACACCCGTTGCCGTCGGGGCATCTACTACGTCCGTAGTACGGCAAAACGGTGGCACCCCCTCAGCGGCCACTATATGTTGCGAAGGACGAGTAACGCCTGTAGTTGGGAAGAGTGTTCATGATGACAACATCGATTCACGTGCAGGTTATAAAGAAAGGTATTCTTATTCGGATATGGAAGAACTCATTGCTGTTAAGGAGGGGCGCCATGttgtggatgaagatgttaCAATGGAGAACCAATAA